The Micromonospora sp. NBC_00421 genome contains a region encoding:
- a CDS encoding polyketide synthase: protein MTDSRIAVIGMAVRLPGAEDVADLRWMLTHDSVEVDEVPPSRWARDHYLGDGDHQGTHHRGAFLQDPFSFDHEAFGLTAGDAVLLDPQQRVMLEVGARALEDAGYRSVRRRLDAGVFVGARMNSYGFDHGRGLAPTGPAGTGRPVPAALWGRSQNFVAAWLSDRLDLTGPSLVVDTACSSSLTAVWLACQSLAAGSCEIALVGGVDLLLDPLTFVLLSRTGALSPDGLCQTFDEKANGYVPGEGAVALVLKPMATAVADGDLILGAIAGTGVNNDGRTMGVTTPNLEAQIALLDRVYDRIDPTTVQYVETHGTGTAIGDPIEVRALTDVFGRRGVAPGGVALGSLKRRIGHLHSASGLAGLAKIVLCLRDEVVPGVPVSTVNPRLRLDTGPLHLPARPRPWPAAPIRRAGVSGFGFGGTNAHVVAEAATGPAPTTAGAGRHAEVLVLSADSPDVLRELAAQWVEFLPSVAGEVADVLATARLGRPARAVRCAVAGPDADRLVAALRARLLRADVPLGEPTGRPPVVAVRPVAGSAPPRWLLALHHDVPAVREIVGRFESAVGSPVTTFSGPLLRICAGVVLAVALRDTGVPEQAVDLPSGWASIADFVHGRTSLEQALSTVLAAGAATTDAPAPAGPDVEAQVDLGARLAAATDEREVAGVLAAVTAELYEAGVDIDWATFQGPVAWRKRLLPVGQARGPALDLREPLRSAEPGGPLTLDDAGPAGYAFSRVFGPGEVPIAQHSVYRRIMLPGVAWFDFLRQGAELRGEPFHGVRDVLFHRPLIPTGAHRVLCRVDAEGRFTVADADDTPFVTGRYARQPDPTPAPSPLAALLDTCSRVHAGSTVYRWLRRIGYQHGRYYRNISWVASLPGGGTLARIEGGRQRALNPPDVQLFPGLLDSVTIAAIDPDNPVFGTDHVTAFIPLSVDRVSVHGPLSDAAYVRTEISFWNEEACRVTQVVLDAAGVPLLTFGDISSKRVPVLAFSDPPPADTTRRPAPAPESSAAPARTPALEPSVAPSPSLAPVEAVGSAGVPGTTPFARALAWFLALSGTDAEHVDAEFLSAGFDSVGLVGLSERLSRENGLSLYPTVFFEYPTPRSFAQHLVDEAPEFVAALATPPSVTPPSVTPPSVTPPAVTPPPAVTPPAVTPPPVTSPTAAVLPSAAPVSAVTVPTVAGAAELAGVDGTDPGRDIAVVGAAIRVPTAGDLDAFWTLLTDGRDTVGALPEGRWQPLEGPVPQASFLERVDEFDPVPFRISAREAPLIDPQARIVYETIWQALEDAGRTGQGSPDNRIGLWIAYSHDHYHEERSRHGVADGRGLGLEAMIPNRLSYLMDWHGPSVVVNTLCSSSLVALHTAVQHLRAGDIDTAVIGGVHAAISPEYFDSMRDLRALSPSFRCRAFDVEADGFVPGEGAVAIVLRRRVDAERDADRIRGLIRGVAVNHGGRTTRYSAPSPAGQREVIVAALRDAGVGPEGIGMVEAHGTGTSLGDPIEVEGLTRAWRGFTSRTQFCAIGSLKSNIGHLEPAAGLAGLVKVLLSLEHGVVPATLHVVRPNDHIRFEDTPFFVADRPVSWPRVEGVPRRAAVSAFGMGGVNAHVIVEEAPALAVREPLPQGSFVVKVSAASEDGVRRLADGYARVLSGVGSADLGDVGFTANVGRASHRFRVAVQGVDGSGLANALSAVVGGDRPVGRLSNQPPLSVFLFSGQGSQYAGMGAGLYATEPVFREAFDECAELVGSCSDVLLREVVLGGRGGELVQTRFAQVGIVSVQVGLVRLLESWGVRPGLVVGHSVGELTAGWAAGVFGLGELLRLAVVRGGLMQAQPSDGAMAVVFADAGSVEAVLSSFPGVEIAAFNAPRSVTISGPAEMVEAFGSGSGLRTQRLTVSHAFHSAAMAGAVDPFAQAFGQAVVSPPRVGFASTVTGGWHDARSVADGRLWGAGIRQPVRFAQAIEAVGAAGGRVFWEIGAHPVLTGLARSTLTDTGLTWLSTLRRDHDDQAQLHTAVTSFYNQGHGEIDWVGVHHGKGHRTTTIPTYPFQRQRFWVHGGADETANATVTRPAPERREPPRHKIHLYPPARESHVDKDRMS from the coding sequence ATGACGGACAGTCGAATCGCGGTGATCGGCATGGCCGTACGGCTTCCCGGTGCCGAGGACGTGGCGGACCTGCGCTGGATGCTGACCCACGACTCGGTGGAGGTCGACGAGGTCCCGCCCAGCCGGTGGGCCCGCGACCACTACCTCGGCGACGGCGACCACCAGGGCACCCACCACCGGGGCGCCTTCCTCCAGGACCCGTTCTCCTTCGACCACGAGGCGTTCGGCCTGACCGCCGGTGACGCCGTCCTGCTCGACCCGCAGCAGCGGGTGATGCTGGAGGTCGGCGCGCGGGCGCTGGAGGACGCCGGCTACCGGTCCGTCCGCCGCCGCCTCGACGCGGGTGTCTTCGTCGGCGCCCGGATGAACTCCTACGGCTTCGACCACGGTCGTGGGCTGGCCCCGACCGGCCCGGCCGGCACCGGACGGCCGGTCCCGGCGGCGCTGTGGGGCCGGTCGCAGAACTTCGTCGCGGCCTGGCTCTCCGACCGCCTCGACCTCACCGGCCCCAGCCTGGTGGTCGACACCGCCTGCTCGTCCTCGCTGACGGCGGTCTGGTTGGCCTGCCAGAGCCTCGCCGCCGGCAGTTGCGAGATCGCGCTGGTCGGCGGCGTGGACCTACTGCTCGACCCGCTGACCTTCGTGCTGCTGTCCCGCACCGGCGCGCTCTCCCCGGACGGGCTGTGCCAGACCTTCGACGAGAAGGCCAACGGGTACGTCCCCGGCGAGGGGGCCGTCGCCCTGGTGCTCAAGCCGATGGCCACGGCGGTGGCCGACGGTGACCTCATCCTCGGCGCGATCGCCGGCACCGGCGTCAACAACGACGGCCGCACCATGGGGGTGACCACCCCCAACCTGGAGGCCCAGATCGCATTGCTCGACCGGGTGTACGACCGGATCGACCCCACCACCGTGCAGTACGTCGAGACCCACGGCACCGGCACCGCCATCGGCGACCCGATCGAGGTACGGGCCCTCACCGACGTGTTCGGCCGGCGCGGCGTCGCCCCCGGTGGCGTCGCGCTCGGCTCGCTGAAGCGGCGGATCGGGCACCTGCACTCGGCATCCGGCCTGGCTGGCCTGGCCAAGATCGTCCTCTGCCTGCGGGACGAGGTCGTCCCCGGGGTGCCGGTGTCCACCGTCAACCCGCGACTCCGGTTGGACACCGGCCCCCTGCACCTGCCGGCGCGTCCCCGGCCCTGGCCGGCGGCCCCGATCCGCCGGGCCGGCGTGAGCGGCTTCGGCTTCGGCGGCACCAACGCGCACGTGGTGGCCGAGGCGGCGACCGGGCCCGCGCCGACCACCGCCGGGGCCGGGCGGCACGCCGAGGTGCTGGTCCTCTCCGCCGACAGCCCGGACGTGCTGCGCGAACTGGCCGCGCAGTGGGTGGAGTTCCTCCCGTCGGTGGCCGGCGAGGTCGCCGACGTGCTCGCCACCGCCCGGCTCGGCCGCCCGGCCCGCGCCGTACGCTGCGCGGTCGCCGGACCGGACGCCGACCGCCTCGTCGCCGCGCTGCGCGCCCGGCTGCTGCGCGCCGACGTCCCGCTCGGGGAGCCCACCGGACGACCGCCCGTGGTGGCCGTCCGCCCGGTGGCCGGGTCCGCGCCGCCGCGCTGGCTGCTCGCGCTCCACCACGACGTGCCGGCGGTACGGGAGATCGTCGGCCGGTTCGAGAGCGCGGTCGGTAGCCCGGTGACGACGTTCTCCGGTCCGCTGCTGCGGATCTGCGCGGGGGTCGTCCTGGCCGTGGCGCTGCGCGACACCGGGGTACCCGAACAGGCGGTCGACCTGCCGTCCGGCTGGGCGTCGATCGCCGACTTCGTGCACGGACGTACCTCCCTGGAACAGGCGCTCAGCACGGTGCTGGCCGCCGGAGCCGCGACCACCGATGCCCCGGCCCCCGCCGGCCCGGACGTCGAGGCCCAGGTGGACCTCGGTGCGCGCCTCGCCGCCGCCACCGACGAGCGGGAGGTCGCCGGGGTGCTCGCCGCCGTCACGGCGGAACTCTACGAAGCCGGGGTGGACATCGACTGGGCCACCTTCCAGGGGCCGGTCGCCTGGCGCAAGCGCCTCCTGCCGGTCGGTCAGGCCCGGGGCCCCGCGCTGGACCTGCGGGAGCCGCTGCGCTCCGCCGAGCCCGGCGGCCCGCTGACGCTCGACGACGCCGGCCCGGCCGGGTACGCCTTCTCCCGCGTCTTCGGGCCGGGCGAGGTGCCGATCGCCCAGCACTCGGTGTACCGCCGGATCATGCTCCCCGGTGTCGCCTGGTTCGACTTCCTGCGCCAGGGCGCCGAGCTGCGCGGCGAGCCGTTCCACGGGGTGCGGGACGTGCTCTTCCACCGCCCGCTCATCCCGACCGGCGCGCACCGGGTGCTGTGTCGGGTCGACGCCGAGGGGCGGTTCACCGTCGCCGACGCCGACGACACCCCCTTCGTCACCGGCCGGTACGCCCGGCAACCCGATCCGACGCCCGCGCCGTCACCGCTCGCGGCGCTGCTCGACACCTGCTCCCGGGTGCACGCCGGATCCACCGTGTACCGCTGGCTGCGCCGCATCGGCTACCAGCACGGCCGGTACTACCGCAACATCTCCTGGGTCGCCAGCCTCCCCGGCGGCGGCACCCTCGCCCGGATCGAGGGGGGCCGGCAACGTGCCCTGAACCCCCCGGACGTCCAGCTCTTCCCGGGTCTGCTGGACAGCGTCACCATCGCGGCGATCGACCCGGACAACCCGGTGTTCGGCACCGACCACGTCACCGCGTTCATCCCGCTCTCCGTCGACCGGGTGAGCGTGCACGGTCCGCTGTCCGACGCCGCCTACGTCCGTACCGAGATCTCCTTCTGGAACGAGGAGGCGTGCCGGGTCACCCAGGTCGTCCTCGACGCCGCGGGCGTGCCCCTGCTGACCTTCGGCGACATCTCCTCCAAGCGGGTTCCCGTCCTCGCGTTCAGTGACCCGCCCCCGGCCGACACCACGCGGCGACCCGCCCCCGCCCCCGAGTCGTCCGCCGCGCCGGCCCGTACCCCCGCTCTCGAACCGTCGGTCGCCCCGTCCCCGTCCCTCGCCCCGGTCGAGGCCGTCGGGTCGGCCGGCGTGCCCGGGACGACACCGTTCGCTCGGGCACTCGCCTGGTTCCTGGCCCTGTCCGGTACGGACGCCGAGCACGTCGACGCCGAGTTCCTCTCCGCCGGCTTCGACTCCGTCGGCCTGGTCGGGCTCAGTGAACGACTGTCCCGGGAGAACGGGCTGTCGTTGTATCCGACCGTCTTCTTCGAGTATCCGACCCCCCGCAGCTTCGCCCAGCACCTCGTCGACGAGGCACCCGAGTTCGTGGCCGCGTTGGCCACGCCGCCGTCCGTCACGCCGCCGTCCGTCACGCCGCCGTCCGTCACGCCGCCCGCTGTCACGCCGCCACCCGCCGTGACGCCGCCCGCTGTCACGCCGCCGCCTGTTACGTCGCCGACCGCCGCCGTGCTGCCGTCGGCCGCCCCGGTTTCGGCCGTCACCGTGCCGACGGTTGCCGGCGCGGCGGAGCTTGCCGGGGTCGACGGGACGGACCCGGGGCGCGACATCGCCGTCGTGGGTGCCGCGATCCGGGTGCCCACCGCCGGCGACCTCGACGCGTTCTGGACGCTGCTCACCGACGGGCGCGACACCGTCGGTGCCCTGCCCGAGGGCCGGTGGCAGCCGCTGGAGGGCCCGGTACCGCAGGCGTCCTTCCTGGAACGGGTCGACGAGTTCGACCCCGTGCCGTTCCGGATCTCCGCCCGGGAGGCACCGCTGATCGACCCCCAGGCCCGCATCGTGTACGAGACCATCTGGCAGGCCCTGGAGGACGCCGGCCGGACGGGGCAGGGGAGCCCGGACAACCGGATCGGCCTGTGGATCGCCTACAGCCACGACCACTACCACGAGGAACGGTCCCGACACGGGGTGGCCGACGGGCGCGGGCTGGGCCTGGAGGCGATGATCCCGAACCGGCTGTCGTACCTGATGGACTGGCACGGCCCGAGCGTCGTGGTGAACACGCTCTGTTCGTCGTCGCTGGTGGCGTTGCACACCGCTGTACAGCACCTGCGGGCCGGCGACATCGACACCGCCGTCATCGGTGGCGTGCACGCCGCGATCAGCCCGGAGTACTTCGACTCCATGCGGGACCTGCGCGCGCTCTCGCCCAGCTTCCGTTGCCGGGCCTTCGACGTCGAGGCCGACGGGTTCGTGCCCGGCGAGGGGGCGGTGGCGATCGTGCTCCGCCGCCGGGTGGACGCCGAACGGGACGCCGACCGGATCCGGGGCCTGATCAGGGGGGTGGCGGTGAACCACGGCGGCCGGACCACCCGCTACTCCGCCCCGAGCCCCGCCGGACAGCGGGAGGTGATCGTGGCGGCGTTGCGGGATGCGGGTGTGGGTCCGGAGGGGATCGGGATGGTGGAGGCGCATGGGACGGGGACGTCGTTGGGTGATCCGATCGAGGTGGAGGGTTTGACGCGGGCGTGGCGGGGGTTTACGTCGCGGACGCAGTTCTGTGCGATTGGTTCGTTGAAGTCGAATATTGGTCATTTGGAGCCGGCGGCGGGTTTGGCGGGGTTGGTGAAGGTGTTGTTGTCGTTGGAGCACGGGGTGGTGCCGGCGACGTTGCATGTGGTGCGGCCGAATGACCATATTCGGTTTGAGGACACTCCGTTTTTTGTGGCGGATCGGCCGGTGTCGTGGCCTCGGGTCGAGGGTGTGCCGCGTCGGGCGGCGGTGTCGGCGTTCGGGATGGGTGGGGTGAACGCGCACGTGATCGTGGAGGAGGCACCGGCCCTGGCGGTTCGGGAGCCTCTGCCACAGGGGTCGTTTGTGGTGAAGGTGTCCGCGGCCAGTGAGGACGGGGTGCGTCGGCTCGCGGACGGGTATGCGCGGGTGTTGTCGGGTGTGGGTTCTGCTGACCTGGGTGATGTGGGGTTCACGGCGAATGTGGGTCGTGCGTCGCATCGGTTCCGGGTGGCGGTGCAGGGTGTTGACGGGTCTGGGTTGGCCAATGCTCTGAGCGCGGTGGTGGGTGGGGATCGGCCGGTGGGTCGGTTGTCGAATCAGCCGCCGTTGTCGGTGTTCCTGTTCTCGGGTCAGGGTTCGCAGTATGCGGGGATGGGTGCGGGGTTGTACGCGACTGAGCCGGTGTTTCGTGAGGCGTTTGATGAGTGCGCTGAGCTGGTGGGGTCGTGTTCGGATGTGCTGTTGCGGGAGGTGGTGTTGGGGGGTCGGGGTGGTGAGTTGGTGCAGACGCGGTTCGCGCAGGTGGGGATCGTGTCGGTGCAGGTGGGGTTGGTGCGGTTGTTGGAGTCGTGGGGTGTGCGGCCGGGGTTGGTGGTGGGTCACAGTGTGGGTGAGTTGACGGCGGGTTGGGCGGCGGGGGTTTTCGGGTTGGGGGAGTTGTTGCGGTTGGCGGTGGTGCGGGGTGGGTTGATGCAGGCGCAGCCCTCGGATGGGGCGATGGCGGTGGTGTTCGCGGACGCCGGATCGGTGGAGGCGGTGTTGTCGTCGTTTCCGGGGGTGGAGATCGCGGCGTTCAACGCCCCGCGCAGTGTGACGATCTCCGGCCCGGCCGAGATGGTGGAGGCGTTCGGGTCGGGGTCGGGGTTGCGGACGCAGCGGTTGACGGTGAGTCATGCGTTCCATTCGGCGGCGATGGCGGGTGCGGTGGACCCGTTCGCCCAGGCGTTCGGGCAGGCGGTGGTGTCACCGCCACGGGTCGGGTTCGCCTCCACGGTGACGGGTGGCTGGCATGACGCCCGATCAGTGGCCGACGGCCGGTTGTGGGGGGCGGGGATTCGCCAACCGGTGCGTTTCGCCCAGGCGATCGAGGCGGTGGGTGCGGCTGGTGGTCGGGTGTTCTGGGAGATCGGCGCGCATCCGGTGTTGACCGGTCTGGCGCGGTCGACGCTTACCGACACCGGTCTGACCTGGTTGTCGACGCTGCGACGGGACCACGACGATCAGGCGCAGCTCCACACGGCGGTCACGTCGTTCTACAACCAGGGTCACGGTGAGATCGACTGGGTCGGGGTGCACCACGGGAAGGGACACCGGACCACCACCATCCCCACCTACCCCTTCCAGCGGCAGAGATTCTGGGTCCACGGTGGAGCCGACGAAACGGCGAATGCCACAGTCACCCGGCCGGCTCCGGAGAGACGGGAACCACCCAGACACAAGATCCACCTTTATCCGCCCGCCCGGGAAAGCCACGTCGACAAGGACCGGATGTCATGA
- a CDS encoding DNA alkylation repair protein, whose amino-acid sequence MTTEYGLKRHFNGDAARLIGGKIREVRPDFDVEEYAAEVERRIPGKELKDRVLVLAEGLRSRLPEDYPESVQILLAILGDELAEGEGMFNVSWYLMPVARFVEEYGLDHPEVSLDALVEITKRHTAEYAIRPFIEQHHELTMKRMADWARDPSHNVRRMASEGVRPRLPWARTLTAFVRDPQPVLEILEPLRSDSSEYVRKSVANNLNDISKDSPDLALATALRWSQESPTPETTWIVRHALRTLVKKGNQEALAIVGVTGGEHLRVPSMRLHPRSLALGDSTMIRLDIENTDSRRHTVTVDYVVHHVRKNGQRIPKVFKLTTLDLAPGERRTVEKSHPVREVSTRRYYAGEHLVDIQVNGQVLATDRFDLRL is encoded by the coding sequence ATGACTACGGAATACGGACTCAAGCGTCACTTCAACGGTGACGCCGCCCGCCTCATCGGTGGGAAGATCCGCGAGGTCCGTCCGGACTTCGACGTCGAGGAATACGCCGCCGAGGTGGAGCGGCGCATTCCCGGAAAGGAGCTGAAGGACCGCGTCCTCGTCCTGGCGGAGGGGCTGCGCAGCCGGCTCCCCGAGGACTACCCCGAGAGCGTGCAGATCCTCCTGGCCATCCTCGGTGACGAACTCGCCGAGGGCGAGGGGATGTTCAACGTGAGCTGGTACCTCATGCCGGTGGCCCGGTTCGTCGAGGAGTACGGCCTGGACCACCCGGAGGTGTCCCTCGACGCACTGGTCGAGATCACCAAGCGGCACACCGCCGAGTACGCCATCCGCCCCTTCATCGAGCAGCACCACGAGCTGACGATGAAGCGGATGGCCGACTGGGCCCGCGACCCCAGCCACAACGTCCGGCGAATGGCGAGCGAGGGGGTGCGTCCCCGGCTTCCCTGGGCGCGTACGCTCACCGCCTTCGTGCGGGACCCGCAGCCCGTACTGGAGATCCTCGAACCGCTGCGCAGCGACTCCTCCGAATACGTGCGCAAGTCGGTGGCGAACAACCTCAACGACATCTCCAAGGATTCGCCCGACCTCGCGTTGGCCACCGCGTTGCGTTGGTCGCAGGAGAGCCCGACCCCGGAGACCACCTGGATCGTCCGGCACGCGCTGCGCACGCTGGTCAAGAAGGGCAACCAGGAGGCGTTGGCGATCGTGGGCGTCACCGGGGGCGAACACCTCCGGGTGCCCTCGATGCGGCTCCACCCGCGCAGCCTGGCGCTCGGTGATTCGACCATGATCCGCCTCGACATCGAGAACACCGACAGCCGCCGGCACACCGTCACCGTGGACTACGTGGTGCACCACGTCCGCAAGAACGGCCAGCGCATCCCGAAGGTCTTCAAGCTGACCACGCTGGACCTCGCCCCCGGCGAACGCCGGACGGTGGAGAAGTCGCACCCGGTCCGGGAGGTCTCCACCCGGCGCTACTACGCCGGCGAGCACCTCGTCGACATCCAGGTCAACGGCCAGGTGCTGGCCACCGACAGATTCGACCTCCGGCTGTGA